CCATGAGAGACCTTCCTAGATTGCATTCTTGAAATCAAGTGCGAGACTTTCCATAAAGGTTGGCATAAACAGTCTTAGTACGGTACACAAGTATCATGCTTAAAACAGCTGCAATGACACAAAATCCAGACATGATCATGGAAGTCAGAAAGAAGCATACAGAACCTTCACACTTGAGCACTTCATCCTGACCATACAACCCTGAGAAAAGTAAGCCTGACATCTGCAGCTGGATATGATGTTGATGAGCTTGCTTCTCTGCTTCATGGTCGTAAATACTGCTAGCAATTACACCTGAGAAGACAAGTGAACCTGCAGGATTTGCCAGCGTGAGGAAATTGTACAGAGCCCCAAACTTTTTCAAGCCAAACAACTCAGAGGCAGCAGCTGGGACAATTGCCCAATGAGCACCATAGCCAAGCCCAATTAATAAAGTACCAATGTACATGGCCCCAGGCCATCCCATAGCAAAGAAAACATGGCCAACAGCCATAACAAGCTGAGCAACAGCCATAGATACTGGCCTTGGATAAGCATGATCCCTATATACAGTGATGTCACAGCAAAAAGGTAATCAAAATGAGTCAGAACCATTACTAAATTAAAGTCTGAAGCAATTGGCATCAATATGAGAAAGGCATCAGTCAGTACCTCACTATAATCTCTGAGAAGTAACCCCCACCAACACGACCAAGAAAGTTCCAAATGCTAATCATGGATACAAATATGTGAGTATTATCATACCCCAGAGACTGGCTCATCTGACCAAGATTATCTATCACAGTCAAACCTGATCCTGAACCTAatagaagagagaaaaagatgAGCCAAAAGTCAGCTTTGATCAAAGCCTGCATCAAGGTAAAGTCTTCTCCTCTATGAGGACCTCTCTTTCTCTTCACCCTTACTGCTCCTTTAGCGGCAGCCTGGAAAAGTTCTGCTTGCAACTGAGCAATTCTTTTTTGCCGTTCTGATGCTGGAAGCAAGTCTACTTCCACAGGTTTCTCATCTTCAACCTCACTGAATATCACTTCATGTTCCTGATCACTCTGCTCAGGTTTTCCAGCTTCTTGTTGCTCCGACTTTGGTAGAAGAACTTCTTCTACCGGATCTCTAGGCTCTTCGGAGAAACTCAATGCAATAGGAACAATTATGGGAGTGATaagaagaaagaacaaaatCACTGTAAAAATTGTGACCAAAGTGTGGCTCACACTAACAAGATCTTCCAGAAGCATGACTCCCATCAAGTAAGCAGCCAATAGGAGGCACACGCTATAAATAAAGGTAAAACTTAAACCATCGGATGGCCGTACTTGTCTGTGACCTCCAACAGGTCTGATAATGAACATTAGAGCAATAACTACCATTGCTGGCCCGACCGCGATCATGAATATTAAAGATGCTTGATCTGGGAAATTGATCATCGTGTATATCTGAGTCAAAATTGCACCACTTAAACCCGCAAAGCCCTTGAGTATCCCTACCACTGGACCCCTGCTTTTGGGAAAGTTTTGCACACAAGAAACCAGAGCAGCTGTATTGAAGTAGGTTTCACCATTGTTTCCCACGAATATTAAGATGCACATCTGCATTCTAAGAAGGATTAATTATCTAAGCAATGCCAAATACTGTATGCATTAAAAGTTTCTCCAGATGCAAAACCTTGTGTCCTAAGCCAGCTggaaattatttcagttaaacATGGAATCAATCGATCACTCAACCACCTTAGTTTACTACCTCAAACCCAAATCTAATTctactttatttcttctttcttttcttttccctcatAACCCAAGTTTCTTGTTTTGACATATTGCTTTTTTAAAGAATTCAATCACTGCAATCAAATAAAAAAGCCAATCaccaaaatgttaaaatgatcaaattatgaCTCAACAAGCATGTTTACAGTTCATATTGAGACTTTAAAAGACATAATTGACATGTTAAAAACATTACTGTATGAACCAAAATGCTCAAATGGAAGAAGAAACAGAGAATCAAATCATTTCCAACAGAAGGGAAACAGGAGAACTGGAAAAGACCTTACAAAGTGACAGACTTGAATCAAGCAATCAAAACAATTGTCTTCCAATCAAGATCAATGAACACAAACACACACAAACAAAAAGAGTCAGATTA
The sequence above is a segment of the Gossypium raimondii isolate GPD5lz chromosome 4, ASM2569854v1, whole genome shotgun sequence genome. Coding sequences within it:
- the LOC105779777 gene encoding protein NUCLEAR FUSION DEFECTIVE 4 produces the protein MGRLKERFQAFVNNRWLVFVAAMWIQSCAGVGYIFGSISPVIKSSLNYNQRQLSKLGVAKDLGDSVGFLAGSLSDRLPLWGALLVGAFQNLIGYGWVWLIVTGRAPVLPLWAMCILIFVGNNGETYFNTAALVSCVQNFPKSRGPVVGILKGFAGLSGAILTQIYTMINFPDQASLIFMIAVGPAMVVIALMFIIRPVGGHRQVRPSDGLSFTFIYSVCLLLAAYLMGVMLLEDLVSVSHTLVTIFTVILFFLLITPIIVPIALSFSEEPRDPVEEVLLPKSEQQEAGKPEQSDQEHEVIFSEVEDEKPVEVDLLPASERQKRIAQLQAELFQAAAKGAVRVKRKRGPHRGEDFTLMQALIKADFWLIFFSLLLGSGSGLTVIDNLGQMSQSLGYDNTHIFVSMISIWNFLGRVGGGYFSEIIVRDHAYPRPVSMAVAQLVMAVGHVFFAMGWPGAMYIGTLLIGLGYGAHWAIVPAAASELFGLKKFGALYNFLTLANPAGSLVFSGVIASSIYDHEAEKQAHQHHIQLQMSGLLFSGLYGQDEVLKCEGSVCFFLTSMIMSGFCVIAAVLSMILVYRTKTVYANLYGKSRT